In the Pseudolabrys taiwanensis genome, one interval contains:
- a CDS encoding carboxymuconolactone decarboxylase family protein translates to MPIESLKERLPAFAKDAKLNLSSMLSDETLNPQQRYGLFLACAIATRNADVVRAFEALARQHLSPQALDAARAAATVMAMNNIYYRFVHLASNKAYESKPARLRMNVIANPGVDKADFELWSLAVSAINGCGKCIDAHDKVLHDAGVSEDTVHTAVRFAAIIQSVAVGLEAGEAAASLSEAAE, encoded by the coding sequence TTGCCCATCGAGAGCCTCAAAGAGCGCCTGCCTGCCTTCGCCAAAGACGCGAAGCTCAATCTCTCGTCGATGCTGTCCGATGAAACGCTGAACCCGCAGCAGCGCTACGGCCTGTTCCTGGCCTGCGCGATCGCGACGCGCAATGCCGACGTCGTGCGGGCCTTCGAGGCGCTGGCGCGTCAGCACTTGAGCCCGCAGGCGCTCGACGCCGCGCGCGCCGCCGCCACCGTGATGGCGATGAACAACATCTATTACCGCTTCGTGCATCTCGCCTCGAACAAGGCTTACGAGAGCAAGCCGGCGCGGCTGCGCATGAACGTGATCGCCAATCCCGGTGTCGACAAGGCCGATTTCGAGTTGTGGTCGCTGGCCGTGTCGGCGATCAACGGCTGCGGCAAGTGCATCGACGCGCACGACAAGGTGCTGCACGATGCCGGCGTGAGCGAGGATACGGTGCACACCGCGGTGCGTTTCGCCGCGATCATCCAGTCGGTCGCGGTCGGTCTCGAAGCCGGCGAAGCCGCGGCGTCGCTGTCGGAAGCGGCTGAGTAA
- a CDS encoding peroxiredoxin has translation MLGIGEKLPSFSVTGVKPGFNAHEEGGQSAFEPLTEASFPGKWKVIFFYPKDFTFVCPTEIAEFARLGKEFADRDAVVLGGSTDNEFVKLAWRRDHKDLNKLPIWSFADTNGSLVDGLGVRSPDGVAFRYTFIVDPDNVIQHVYATNLNVGRNPKDTLRVLDALQTDELCPCNREVGGDTLKAA, from the coding sequence ATGCTTGGAATTGGCGAAAAACTCCCCTCGTTCTCGGTGACTGGCGTGAAGCCCGGCTTCAATGCTCACGAGGAAGGGGGCCAGTCGGCCTTTGAGCCGCTGACCGAAGCGAGCTTCCCGGGCAAGTGGAAGGTCATCTTCTTCTATCCGAAGGACTTCACCTTCGTGTGCCCGACCGAGATCGCCGAGTTCGCCCGTCTCGGCAAGGAATTCGCCGACCGTGACGCCGTCGTGCTCGGCGGTTCGACCGACAACGAATTCGTCAAGCTTGCCTGGCGCCGCGATCACAAGGATCTCAACAAGCTCCCGATCTGGAGCTTCGCCGACACCAACGGTTCGCTCGTCGACGGCCTCGGCGTGCGCTCGCCGGACGGTGTTGCGTTCCGCTACACCTTCATCGTCGATCCGGACAACGTCATCCAGCACGTCTACGCGACCAACCTCAACGTCGGCCGCAATCCGAAGGACACGCTCCGCGTCCTCGACGCGCTGCAGACCGACGAGCTCTGCCCGTGCAACCGCGAAGTCGGCGGCGACACGCTCAAGGCGGCCTGA
- the cmk gene encoding (d)CMP kinase — protein sequence MIIAIDGPAASGKGTLGKKLAAHYGLRHLDTGLIYRAVAKALLDDGRPADDKTAAVAAAAALDPARFEPAALKAQAVGEVASVVSAIPELRAALVAFQRDFAATPPGAVLDGRDIGTVICPDADVKIFVTASPEVRAHRRALEFAASGAPMDEAAVLADIRKRDERDMGRAAAPLKQAADAHLLDTTNMDISTAIRAAIDIVEASRAGRGRD from the coding sequence ATGATCATCGCAATCGACGGCCCCGCCGCCTCGGGCAAAGGCACCCTCGGTAAGAAGCTCGCAGCCCATTACGGCCTGCGCCATCTCGACACCGGCCTGATCTACCGCGCCGTGGCCAAAGCGCTGCTCGATGACGGTCGGCCAGCGGACGACAAGACCGCCGCCGTTGCCGCCGCCGCCGCTCTCGACCCCGCCCGGTTCGAACCGGCCGCGCTCAAGGCGCAGGCCGTGGGTGAGGTCGCCTCGGTCGTCTCGGCCATCCCGGAACTCCGCGCCGCCCTCGTCGCCTTCCAGCGCGATTTCGCCGCCACCCCGCCCGGCGCGGTTCTGGACGGCCGCGACATCGGCACCGTCATCTGCCCCGACGCCGACGTGAAGATCTTCGTCACCGCCTCGCCGGAGGTGCGCGCCCATCGCCGGGCGCTCGAATTCGCCGCCAGCGGCGCACCGATGGACGAGGCCGCGGTGCTCGCGGACATCCGCAAGCGCGACGAACGCGACATGGGGCGTGCCGCCGCCCCCCTGAAACAAGCGGCGGATGCACACTTGCTCGACACCACCAATATGGATATATCCACAGCCATCCGGGCCGCCATCGACATCGTCGAGGCCAGCCGGGCGGGCCGAGGGCGCGATTAA
- the rpsA gene encoding 30S ribosomal protein S1, translating into MATATATREDFAAMLEESFTQGSPQEGTVVKGKVVGIEKDLAVIDVGAKTEGRVALREFAAPGRQADIKIGDEVEVYLERVENALGEAVLSRDKARREESWGKLEKAFNDQQKVQGIIFNQVKGGFTVDLDGAVAFLPRSQVDIRPIRDVTPLMNVPQQFQILKMDRRRGNIVVSRRTVLEETRAEQRQELVQNLEEGQVIDGVVKNITDYGAFVDLGGIDGLLHVTDIAWRRVNHPTEVLNIGQTVKVKIIKINHETHRISLGMKQLLEDPWQGIEAKYPVGAKFKGRVTNITDYGAFVELEPGIEGLIHVSEMSWTKKNVHPGKIVSTSQEVEVQILEVDPVKRRISLGLKQTMRNPWELFVEKHPPGSVVEGEVKNKTEFGLFLGLDGDVDGMVHLSDLDWKRPGEQVIDDYKKGDMVKAQVLDVDVEKERISLGIKQLAGDVMSTGAAGEMKKGSVVTCEVTAVNEGGIEVKIVDTDLTAFIKRNELARDRSEQRPERFAVGQKVDARVTQFDRKTHKVAVSVKALEVAEEKEALAQYGSADSGASLGDILGAALKQRESEKAED; encoded by the coding sequence ATGGCTACAGCTACTGCGACGCGTGAAGATTTCGCCGCGATGCTCGAAGAGTCCTTCACCCAGGGCAGCCCCCAGGAAGGGACTGTTGTTAAGGGCAAGGTCGTCGGCATCGAAAAGGACCTCGCCGTCATCGACGTCGGCGCCAAGACCGAAGGGCGCGTCGCGCTCCGTGAATTCGCGGCCCCGGGCCGCCAGGCCGATATCAAGATCGGCGACGAAGTCGAGGTTTACCTGGAGCGCGTCGAGAACGCGCTCGGCGAAGCCGTCCTGTCGCGCGACAAAGCGCGCCGCGAAGAAAGCTGGGGCAAGCTCGAGAAGGCCTTCAACGATCAGCAGAAGGTGCAGGGCATCATCTTCAACCAGGTCAAGGGCGGCTTCACCGTCGACCTCGACGGCGCCGTGGCCTTCCTGCCGCGCTCGCAGGTGGACATCCGCCCGATCCGCGACGTCACCCCGCTGATGAACGTGCCGCAGCAGTTCCAGATCCTGAAGATGGATCGCCGCCGCGGCAACATCGTCGTGTCGCGCCGCACGGTTCTCGAAGAGACCCGCGCCGAGCAGCGTCAGGAGTTGGTGCAGAACCTCGAAGAGGGTCAGGTCATCGACGGCGTGGTCAAGAACATCACCGATTACGGTGCGTTCGTTGATCTCGGCGGCATCGACGGCCTGCTGCACGTCACCGACATCGCGTGGCGCCGCGTCAACCATCCGACCGAAGTGCTCAACATCGGTCAGACGGTGAAGGTCAAGATCATCAAGATCAACCACGAGACCCACCGCATCTCGCTCGGCATGAAGCAGCTGCTCGAGGATCCGTGGCAGGGCATCGAGGCCAAGTATCCGGTCGGCGCCAAGTTCAAGGGCCGCGTCACCAACATCACCGACTACGGCGCCTTCGTGGAGCTGGAGCCGGGCATCGAAGGCCTCATCCACGTCTCCGAGATGTCCTGGACGAAGAAGAACGTCCATCCGGGCAAGATCGTCTCCACCTCGCAGGAAGTGGAAGTGCAGATCCTCGAGGTCGATCCGGTCAAGCGCCGCATCTCGCTCGGCCTCAAGCAGACCATGCGTAATCCGTGGGAGCTCTTCGTCGAGAAGCACCCGCCGGGTTCGGTGGTCGAAGGCGAGGTCAAGAACAAGACCGAGTTCGGCCTGTTCCTCGGCCTCGACGGCGACGTCGACGGCATGGTCCACCTCTCGGATCTGGACTGGAAGCGTCCGGGCGAGCAGGTGATCGACGACTACAAGAAGGGCGACATGGTGAAGGCGCAGGTTCTCGACGTCGACGTCGAGAAGGAGCGCATTTCGCTCGGCATCAAGCAGCTCGCGGGCGACGTCATGTCGACCGGCGCGGCCGGCGAGATGAAGAAGGGCTCGGTCGTCACCTGCGAAGTCACCGCCGTCAACGAGGGTGGCATCGAGGTGAAGATCGTCGATACCGACCTCACCGCCTTCATCAAGCGCAACGAGCTTGCGCGTGACCGCAGCGAGCAGCGCCCCGAGCGCTTCGCCGTCGGCCAGAAGGTGGACGCGCGCGTCACCCAGTTCGACCGCAAGACGCACAAGGTCGCCGTCTCCGTGAAGGCCCTCGAAGTGGCCGAGGAGAAGGAAGCCCTCGCGCAGTACGGCTCCGCCGATTCGGGTGCCTCGCTGGGCGACATTCTCGGCGCAGCGCTCAAGCAGCGCGAGAGCGAGAAGGCGGAAGACTGA
- the sppA gene encoding signal peptide peptidase SppA, whose translation MSLDADAIVDRRRLRRKLTFWRVGAVLIALIAIVGVALLALPATRIGANPNYVARIKIQGLIRNNQERVEALTRLSRSNARAVIVHIDSPGGTTAGSEQLYDALRDLQARKPMVVVVDGLAASGAYIAALSAEHIIAQDTSLVGSIGVLFQYPNFTDVMKTIGIKMEEVKSSPLKAAPNGFEPTSPEARAAIAAIVSDSYDWFKGLVKDRRKMDDAQLASVSDGRVFTGRQAVGLKLVDALGNEKAARAWLAQAKNIPVSTPVRDYALTPRFSDFSFLHLAAWSLDNVGLNAVARAIEQWGGSEAVERLNLDGLLALWHPPTSN comes from the coding sequence ATGTCGCTCGATGCCGATGCCATCGTCGATCGCCGCCGCCTGCGGCGTAAGCTCACCTTCTGGCGCGTCGGCGCGGTGCTGATCGCGCTCATCGCCATCGTCGGCGTCGCGCTGCTGGCGCTGCCGGCCACGCGCATCGGCGCCAATCCGAACTACGTCGCACGCATCAAGATCCAGGGATTGATCCGCAACAACCAGGAGCGCGTGGAAGCCCTGACGCGCTTGTCGCGCTCGAACGCCCGCGCGGTGATCGTGCACATCGACAGCCCCGGCGGCACGACGGCGGGCTCCGAACAACTCTATGACGCGTTACGCGACCTGCAGGCCCGCAAGCCGATGGTGGTCGTGGTCGACGGGCTCGCCGCCTCGGGCGCCTATATCGCCGCGCTGTCGGCCGAGCACATCATCGCCCAGGACACCTCGCTGGTCGGCTCGATCGGCGTGCTGTTCCAGTATCCGAACTTCACCGACGTCATGAAGACGATCGGCATCAAGATGGAAGAGGTCAAATCCTCGCCGTTGAAGGCGGCGCCCAACGGCTTCGAGCCGACGAGCCCCGAAGCACGCGCCGCCATCGCCGCGATCGTCAGCGATTCCTACGACTGGTTCAAAGGACTGGTGAAAGACCGCCGCAAGATGGACGACGCCCAGCTCGCCAGCGTCTCCGACGGCCGCGTCTTCACCGGACGTCAGGCCGTCGGCCTCAAGCTGGTCGATGCGCTCGGCAACGAGAAGGCGGCGCGCGCCTGGCTGGCGCAGGCCAAGAACATTCCCGTCTCGACGCCGGTACGGGACTACGCGCTCACGCCGCGCTTCAGCGACTTCTCGTTCCTGCATCTGGCGGCCTGGAGCCTCGACAACGTGGGGCTGAATGCCGTGGCGCGCGCCATCGAACAATGGGGCGGCAGCGAGGCGGTCGAAAGACTCAATCTTGACGGGCTCTTAGCGCTTTGGCACCCTCCGACTTCCAACTGA
- a CDS encoding integration host factor subunit beta, producing MIKSELVQRIAAQNPHLYQRDVENIVNAILGEITAAMARGDRVELRGFGAFSVKHRPARTGRNPRTGAHVSVEQKSVPFFKTGKEMRERLNKLDGAAESAAE from the coding sequence ATGATCAAGTCAGAGCTCGTGCAGCGGATCGCGGCGCAAAACCCGCACCTGTATCAGCGCGACGTCGAGAATATCGTCAACGCCATCCTCGGCGAGATCACGGCGGCCATGGCCCGCGGCGATCGCGTCGAGCTGCGCGGTTTCGGCGCGTTCTCGGTCAAGCACCGCCCGGCCCGCACCGGACGGAACCCGCGCACCGGCGCCCATGTCTCGGTCGAACAGAAGTCGGTTCCGTTCTTCAAGACCGGCAAGGAAATGCGCGAGCGGCTGAACAAGCTCGACGGCGCCGCCGAATCGGCGGCGGAGTGA
- a CDS encoding lipopolysaccharide assembly protein LapA domain-containing protein: protein MFRKIVTAIIVVPLALILIAFAVANRQFVTVSFDPFSSANPAFAATLPLFILVFVLVIFGVVIGGAAAWLRQAKWRRVAHRLDADVRALHQELEALRRRETAAPAASRYPVIPPPAA from the coding sequence ATGTTCCGTAAGATCGTCACTGCCATCATCGTCGTGCCGCTGGCGTTGATCCTCATCGCCTTCGCGGTCGCGAACCGCCAGTTCGTGACCGTGTCTTTCGATCCGTTCTCGTCCGCGAACCCGGCATTCGCCGCCACCCTGCCGCTCTTCATCCTGGTTTTCGTGCTGGTCATCTTCGGCGTCGTCATCGGCGGCGCCGCCGCCTGGCTGCGGCAGGCCAAATGGCGGCGCGTCGCTCACCGGCTCGATGCCGACGTGCGCGCGCTGCACCAGGAGCTCGAGGCCTTGCGCCGCCGCGAGACCGCCGCGCCTGCCGCCAGCCGCTATCCGGTGATCCCGCCGCCGGCGGCCTGA
- a CDS encoding phosphoribosylanthranilate isomerase codes for MALTVKICGLSTPEALDASLESGADMVGFVFFPPSPRHIGPQLARSLAARVKGRVAKVALTVNATNETLAMIVEALKPDILQLHGKETPERVAVIRSRFGIPVMKALPIGERADLSPIREYAAVADRLLFDARPPETATRPGGLGQTFDWTLLKGLGLKIPYMLSGGLDAENVAEALRVTRAPGVDVSSGVERSPGIKDVGKIRAFIRAARAADAALSSPPLELGAAQAARSPSK; via the coding sequence ATGGCACTAACGGTCAAAATCTGCGGTCTCAGCACGCCCGAAGCGCTCGATGCGTCGCTTGAATCGGGCGCCGACATGGTCGGCTTCGTGTTCTTCCCGCCGAGCCCGCGTCATATCGGGCCGCAACTCGCGCGCTCGCTGGCGGCGCGGGTCAAGGGCCGCGTGGCCAAGGTGGCCCTGACGGTCAACGCCACCAACGAAACGCTGGCGATGATCGTCGAGGCGCTCAAGCCCGACATCCTGCAACTTCACGGCAAGGAAACGCCCGAGCGCGTCGCGGTCATCCGCTCGCGCTTTGGTATCCCCGTGATGAAGGCGCTGCCGATCGGCGAGCGCGCCGACCTGTCGCCGATCCGCGAGTACGCCGCCGTCGCCGACCGCCTGTTGTTCGACGCGCGGCCGCCGGAGACGGCGACCCGGCCGGGCGGCCTCGGCCAAACCTTCGACTGGACGCTTCTCAAGGGACTCGGCCTGAAGATTCCCTATATGCTGTCGGGCGGACTGGATGCCGAGAACGTGGCGGAAGCGCTGCGCGTTACGCGCGCGCCCGGCGTCGATGTATCCTCCGGCGTCGAACGTTCGCCCGGCATCAAGGATGTCGGCAAAATCCGCGCCTTTATCCGCGCCGCGCGCGCGGCCGATGCGGCGCTGTCGTCGCCACCGCTCGAACTGGGCGCCGCGCAGGCCGCACGAAGCCCGAGCAAATGA
- the trpB gene encoding tryptophan synthase subunit beta, translated as MSVQQINSFRTGPDERGHFGIYGGRFVAETLMPLILDLERAYNEAKADPAYKKEMDGHLATYVGRPSPLYFAERLTEHLRKTASGLSGGGAKIYFKREELNHTGAHKVNNVLGQIMLAKRMGKTRIIAETGAGMHGVATATLCAKFGLPCIVYMGAVDVERQKPNVLRMKMLGAEVRAVTSGSKTLKDAMNEALRDWVTNVADTFYCIGTVAGPHPYPAMVRDFQCIIGNETRTQMQAAEGRLPDSLVACIGGGSNAMGLFHPFLDDRGIEIYGVEAAGHGIPSGQHAASIAGGRPGVLHGNRTYLLMDSDGQIMEAHSISAGLDYPGIGPEHAWLNDMGRVQFLSATDVEAVAAFQLCSRLEGIIPALEPAHALAKVLEIAPTKPQDHLMVVNLSGRGDKDLASVEAWLEARG; from the coding sequence ATGAGCGTTCAGCAGATCAACTCGTTCCGCACCGGACCCGACGAGCGCGGGCATTTCGGCATTTATGGCGGCCGCTTCGTCGCCGAGACCTTGATGCCGCTCATCCTCGATCTCGAGCGCGCCTATAACGAGGCCAAGGCCGATCCCGCCTACAAGAAGGAGATGGACGGTCATCTCGCGACTTACGTCGGCCGGCCCTCCCCGCTTTATTTCGCGGAGCGCCTGACCGAACATTTAAGAAAGACGGCCTCCGGCCTTTCGGGCGGCGGCGCCAAGATCTACTTCAAGCGCGAAGAGCTGAACCACACCGGCGCGCACAAGGTGAACAACGTGCTCGGCCAGATCATGCTGGCCAAGCGCATGGGCAAGACCCGCATCATTGCCGAAACCGGCGCCGGCATGCACGGCGTCGCCACCGCGACGCTCTGCGCCAAATTCGGCCTGCCCTGCATCGTCTATATGGGCGCGGTCGACGTCGAACGGCAGAAGCCGAACGTGCTGCGCATGAAGATGCTCGGCGCCGAAGTGCGCGCGGTCACCTCGGGCTCGAAGACGCTCAAGGACGCGATGAACGAAGCGCTGCGCGACTGGGTCACCAATGTCGCCGACACGTTCTATTGCATCGGCACCGTCGCCGGCCCGCATCCTTATCCCGCGATGGTGCGCGACTTCCAGTGCATCATCGGCAACGAGACGCGCACGCAGATGCAGGCCGCCGAAGGGCGCCTGCCGGATTCGCTCGTCGCCTGCATCGGCGGCGGCTCCAACGCGATGGGTCTGTTCCATCCCTTCCTCGACGACCGCGGCATCGAGATCTACGGCGTCGAAGCGGCCGGTCACGGCATTCCGTCGGGCCAGCACGCGGCGTCGATCGCCGGCGGCCGCCCTGGCGTGCTGCACGGCAACCGCACCTATCTGCTGATGGACTCGGACGGCCAGATCATGGAGGCGCACTCCATCTCCGCCGGCCTCGATTATCCCGGCATCGGCCCCGAACACGCGTGGCTCAACGACATGGGTCGCGTGCAATTTTTGTCCGCGACCGACGTTGAAGCCGTCGCGGCGTTCCAGCTTTGCAGCCGGCTCGAAGGCATCATCCCGGCGCTCGAGCCGGCGCATGCGCTCGCCAAGGTGCTGGAGATCGCGCCGACGAAACCGCAGGATCACCTGATGGTGGTCAATCTCTCCGGCCGCGGCGACAAGGACCTCGCCAGCGTCGAAGCCTGGCTCGAGGCCAGAGGCTGA
- the trpA gene encoding tryptophan synthase subunit alpha, translating into MTTRIEKRFAALKAEGRAALVTFTMSGDPDTATSLAVIKALPKAGADLIELGMPFTDPMADGPAIQAAGVRALAAGQTLSKTLAMVRDFRTEDDDTPIVLMGYYNPIYIYGVDRFLVDAKAAGVDGLIVVDLPPEEDEELCIPALKAGVNFIRLATPTTDDKRLPAVLNNTSGFVYYVSITGITGSAAPDATKVAAAVTRIKRHTTLPVAVGFGVRTAEQARMIAQGADGVVVGSALVDVLRASLDKDGKATPLTVKAVADLVADLSQGVRGAKAAAE; encoded by the coding sequence ATGACCACCCGTATCGAAAAACGTTTCGCCGCGCTGAAGGCGGAAGGACGCGCCGCGCTGGTGACCTTCACCATGTCCGGCGATCCGGACACGGCGACCTCGCTCGCCGTCATCAAGGCGTTGCCGAAGGCCGGCGCCGACCTGATCGAGCTCGGCATGCCGTTCACCGATCCGATGGCCGACGGCCCGGCGATCCAAGCCGCCGGCGTGCGCGCGCTCGCGGCCGGGCAGACGCTGAGCAAGACGCTCGCCATGGTGCGCGACTTTCGCACCGAGGACGACGACACGCCGATCGTGCTGATGGGCTACTACAATCCGATCTACATCTACGGCGTCGATCGCTTCCTGGTCGATGCCAAGGCCGCCGGTGTCGATGGCCTCATCGTCGTCGACCTGCCGCCGGAAGAAGACGAAGAGCTCTGCATCCCGGCTCTGAAAGCGGGGGTCAATTTCATCCGCCTCGCGACGCCGACCACCGACGACAAGCGCCTGCCGGCGGTGCTGAACAACACGTCGGGCTTCGTCTATTACGTGTCGATCACCGGCATCACCGGTTCGGCCGCGCCGGATGCGACCAAGGTCGCCGCCGCGGTGACGCGCATCAAGCGCCATACCACGCTGCCGGTCGCGGTCGGCTTCGGCGTGCGTACGGCTGAACAAGCGCGCATGATCGCGCAAGGCGCCGATGGCGTCGTGGTCGGCTCGGCACTGGTCGATGTGCTGCGCGCCAGCCTCGACAAGGATGGCAAGGCCACGCCGCTGACGGTCAAGGCGGTCGCGGACCTCGTCGCCGATCTGTCGCAAGGCGTGCGTGGCGCCAAGGCGGCGGCGGAGTAG
- a CDS encoding ABC transporter substrate-binding protein: MNQKRWAGMIAGVAMLAAMQAASAEDTVKLAVGQRGNWDTSVSEIGQRAGIFKKHGLVLEMVYTNGSGETQQAVISGSVDLGIAGGIMGALSAYAKGAPLRILSAETTGAGDLYWYVKADSPIKSIKDVDGHTIAYSTHGSSTNGVVLAFIKQYKLDKAKPVAMGGPAANITAVMSGQVDVGWAAPPFGLDQLDKGDIRMIATGNDADVFKGQTVRVNLVNANYLKEHQDIVNRYMKAYRETVAFMYKDPKALEIYSDWLKISVAKAKRTRDDFFKPPAIEPDKIVGLDQIVKDAVELKFTAAPLTKDQLADLIRIPPQ; encoded by the coding sequence ATGAATCAGAAGCGTTGGGCCGGCATGATCGCCGGCGTCGCGATGCTGGCTGCCATGCAGGCGGCATCGGCCGAGGACACGGTGAAGCTCGCCGTCGGTCAGCGCGGCAACTGGGACACGTCGGTATCTGAGATCGGTCAGCGCGCCGGTATCTTCAAGAAGCACGGTCTCGTGCTCGAGATGGTTTACACCAACGGCTCGGGCGAGACGCAGCAGGCGGTGATTTCCGGCAGTGTCGACCTCGGCATCGCCGGCGGCATCATGGGCGCGCTCAGCGCTTATGCGAAGGGGGCGCCGTTGCGCATCCTGAGTGCCGAGACCACCGGCGCCGGCGACCTCTATTGGTATGTGAAGGCGGATTCGCCGATCAAATCGATCAAGGACGTCGACGGTCACACGATCGCCTATTCGACACATGGCTCGTCGACCAACGGAGTCGTGCTGGCCTTCATCAAGCAGTACAAGCTCGATAAAGCCAAGCCGGTGGCGATGGGCGGTCCGGCGGCCAACATCACCGCGGTGATGTCGGGCCAGGTCGACGTCGGCTGGGCGGCGCCGCCGTTCGGGCTTGATCAGCTCGACAAGGGCGACATCCGCATGATTGCCACCGGCAATGATGCCGATGTGTTCAAGGGCCAGACCGTGCGCGTCAATCTTGTCAACGCCAATTACCTGAAGGAGCACCAGGACATCGTGAACCGTTACATGAAGGCGTACCGCGAGACGGTCGCGTTCATGTACAAGGATCCGAAGGCACTCGAGATTTATTCCGATTGGCTCAAGATCAGTGTCGCCAAGGCCAAGCGCACGCGCGACGACTTCTTCAAGCCGCCGGCGATCGAGCCGGACAAGATCGTCGGCCTCGATCAGATCGTGAAGGATGCGGTGGAACTGAAGTTCACCGCCGCGCCGCTCACCAAGGATCAACTCGCCGACTTGATCCGCATTCCGCCGCAGTAA
- a CDS encoding Rieske 2Fe-2S domain-containing protein: MTPEENDLLCRVEGDAPMGQIMRRHWVAACLSEELTADGKPIRARVLGEDLVVFRDSKGRVGVLDEYCSHRRASLVYGRNEECGLRCLYHGWKFDVEGNVVDMASEPVDKADPCRVKQKSYPAREAGGFVWTYMGPPEEMPVFEAPAFAPTPDARVSATKVRVRCNWAQILEGQIDSAHSSSLHSSDMVPAQVDGAQATDVNWLRPSTDKAPRFQIERTSYGFRYAAIRRPIMNEATHDYIRTTVYVAPFTALIPPNNVHNVATLLTPEDDETTMFYFIAWNGPDKPGVPPDVWRKFNRLEWGVDVDQNFDNLRNRANDYGQDRVLMKEGNFTGIAGIPNQDIAMWESMGKIGKRSSERMGASDVAVGAFRRLMVDAARTMKETGKAIGTQAPRIPHASISSFEGVVPKTTNWRSLGGGSETAPARAPQSVTA; this comes from the coding sequence ATGACTCCGGAAGAAAACGATTTGCTCTGCCGTGTCGAGGGGGATGCCCCGATGGGGCAGATCATGCGCCGCCATTGGGTGGCCGCCTGCCTGTCCGAGGAACTAACCGCCGACGGTAAGCCGATCCGCGCGCGGGTCCTCGGGGAGGACCTGGTGGTGTTCCGCGATTCGAAAGGCCGCGTCGGCGTGCTCGACGAGTACTGCTCGCACCGCCGCGCCTCGCTGGTCTACGGACGCAACGAAGAATGCGGCCTGCGCTGCCTCTATCACGGCTGGAAGTTCGACGTGGAAGGCAATGTTGTCGACATGGCTTCGGAGCCGGTCGACAAAGCCGACCCGTGCCGCGTGAAGCAGAAGTCCTATCCGGCGCGCGAAGCGGGCGGCTTCGTCTGGACCTATATGGGCCCACCGGAGGAAATGCCTGTGTTCGAGGCGCCGGCTTTTGCGCCGACGCCGGATGCGCGCGTGAGCGCCACCAAGGTGCGCGTGCGCTGCAATTGGGCGCAGATCCTGGAAGGGCAGATCGACTCGGCGCATTCGTCCAGCCTGCATTCGTCGGACATGGTGCCGGCGCAAGTCGATGGCGCCCAAGCCACCGATGTGAACTGGCTGCGGCCGTCCACCGACAAGGCGCCGCGTTTCCAGATCGAGCGCACCAGCTACGGCTTCCGCTATGCCGCGATCCGCCGCCCGATCATGAACGAGGCGACGCACGATTACATCCGCACCACGGTCTATGTCGCGCCCTTCACGGCGCTGATCCCGCCCAACAACGTGCACAACGTCGCGACGCTTCTCACGCCCGAGGACGACGAGACGACGATGTTCTACTTCATCGCCTGGAACGGCCCCGACAAGCCGGGCGTGCCGCCCGACGTCTGGCGCAAGTTCAACAGGCTGGAGTGGGGCGTCGACGTCGATCAGAACTTCGACAACCTGCGCAATCGCGCCAACGATTACGGCCAGGATCGCGTGCTGATGAAGGAGGGCAACTTCACCGGCATCGCCGGCATTCCCAATCAGGACATCGCGATGTGGGAATCCATGGGCAAGATCGGCAAGCGATCCTCCGAACGCATGGGCGCGAGCGACGTCGCCGTCGGCGCATTCCGCCGTCTGATGGTGGATGCCGCGCGCACGATGAAGGAAACCGGCAAAGCCATCGGCACGCAGGCGCCGCGCATCCCGCACGCGTCGATCAGCTCGTTCGAGGGCGTGGTGCCGAAGACAACGAATTGGCGTTCACTGGGAGGAGGAAGCGAAACGGCGCCGGCGCGCGCTCCGCAATCCGTTACGGCATAA